A genomic stretch from Acidobacteriota bacterium includes:
- a CDS encoding class I SAM-dependent rRNA methyltransferase, with product MSPSPDKPPRLRLQKGRLKRVLSGHPWVFSNELQEVPPLEPGSLVHVDGPGGEPLGVGAYNPRTLIAVRWLARGADALPGDWLEARLAAAAARRDAVYPGEACARLVFGEADELPGLIVDRYGDTLAVQVLTAGMEALSDRLGAALRSLLNPRRIVWKNDAPSRELEGLRREVRWEPEGEAPEVSAEYLGLRFELDLGASQKTGLFLDQRENVRAFLKRLPPGADVLDVFCYRGAWGMAALRDGAASAAFVEASLSACQAVEKDLSRNGLPECEVHNGDAFDVLPALRRAGRSFDAVVCDPPAFAKSKKHLTEAEKAYRRLNELAFSLVRPGGLLVTCSCSYHVDRETFRTLVAEAAARSRRRAHLIEARGQAPDHPVLLGFPEGDYLKALFVRVL from the coding sequence ATGAGCCCGTCCCCCGACAAGCCCCCCCGCCTCCGACTCCAGAAAGGCCGCCTGAAGCGGGTCCTCTCGGGCCACCCGTGGGTTTTCTCCAACGAACTCCAGGAGGTTCCGCCCCTGGAGCCCGGCTCCCTCGTCCACGTGGACGGGCCGGGCGGCGAGCCCCTCGGCGTCGGGGCCTACAACCCTCGCACCCTCATCGCCGTGCGCTGGCTCGCACGGGGGGCGGACGCCCTTCCCGGCGACTGGCTCGAAGCGAGGCTGGCCGCCGCGGCGGCCCGGCGGGACGCGGTCTATCCCGGGGAGGCCTGCGCGCGCCTCGTCTTCGGAGAGGCCGACGAGCTCCCCGGCCTGATCGTGGACCGGTACGGGGATACCCTGGCGGTCCAGGTCCTCACGGCCGGCATGGAGGCCCTTTCGGACCGCCTCGGTGCGGCCCTTCGGTCGCTCCTGAACCCGCGGCGGATCGTCTGGAAAAACGACGCGCCCTCCCGCGAACTGGAGGGCCTGCGCCGTGAGGTGCGGTGGGAGCCCGAGGGCGAGGCGCCGGAGGTGTCCGCCGAGTACCTGGGCCTGCGCTTCGAGCTCGACCTCGGCGCCAGCCAGAAGACCGGCCTCTTCCTCGACCAGCGCGAGAACGTGCGGGCCTTCCTGAAGCGCCTCCCTCCCGGAGCCGACGTGCTCGACGTTTTCTGCTACCGAGGCGCCTGGGGCATGGCGGCCCTTCGCGACGGGGCCGCCTCCGCCGCCTTCGTGGAAGCCTCCCTCTCGGCCTGCCAGGCGGTGGAAAAGGACCTGAGCCGAAACGGCCTGCCCGAGTGCGAAGTCCACAACGGAGACGCCTTCGATGTCCTGCCCGCCCTGAGGCGGGCGGGGCGTTCCTTCGACGCCGTGGTCTGCGACCCCCCCGCCTTCGCCAAGTCCAAGAAGCACCTGACCGAGGCCGAAAAGGCCTACCGCCGCCTCAACGAACTCGCCTTCTCCCTCGTCCGCCCGGGCGGCCTCCTCGTCACCTGCTCCTGCTCCTACCACGTGGACCGCGAGACCTTCCGGACCCTCGTGGCCGAAGCCGCGGCGCGCTCCCGGCGCAGGGCCCACCTGATCGAAGCCCGGGGGCAGGCGCCCGACCACCCCGTCCTCCTCGGCTTCCCCGAGGGCGACTACCTCAAGGCCCTCTTCGTGAGAGTGTTGTAA